The Anas acuta chromosome 1, bAnaAcu1.1, whole genome shotgun sequence genome segment CCTTCTTGCAGTCCGAAACACCTCAAAAGCATGAAGAACAGCATCAGGCATTTTAGGGGCAATTCCCCTTGTCGGCATGAAGTCCTTCCCACAGACCCCACCTTCGCACCTTAATTACAACAGTAGCGCTGTTTACGGACCTGGAAAACCCAGAGAGTAAGAAAAACGTGTTTAACCATAATGCAAGCTCTACCTGAAGCAGCCACCCTTTGCCTAAGCCCCCTCAGGGTCCTCCCCCACCAGGTCAGGGCCCTCGAGCCCACCCAACCCTGGCAAGCACTCGCAGGTGCTGCCCAAATGCTAAGGattgggggggttggggttaGCTgtgaagaaatgtctttttagtcttttttgGTGAGATATGTTGTTCTTTCACCTGGCTGACTGGTGCTTTATAACAGTTCCTTGGAAATTGACTTGGGGCAGCCATGAAACGGGGCTAAAGTGATGAAATGAGACCTTGGAGAGCACTGTACTACCACAGCGAAGCATCGCCTGCCACCAGCGCAGGAAAGGGAGCCTTCCTTTCCTCTGGAACAGGGAAATGGCATGCACAGGGAAGTAAGATGATTCAGACTGTTTAATGAGCAAACTACCTAAACTGGGTGTCTTCTAAAGACAAAACACCATTCAGAACCCGTAGGAAGACTCCATGTAGTTTCTTTGGCCCTACTTGGTTTTGTAAGAGCATTGCCAAACCAATAAATCTAGGTAACGGGCAATGAAGTAATCAGCAACTGAGATAAAGTGACTCCTTTAGCACACAAGTTTTATTGGGTAAACAAGCTTTCACCAGTCCATTGGCCATCTGTCTCAGTAGTCCTGGGAGCCTGAGGATTTTCTCCAATGAATTCATGCAGAGATTTACATagttgtgtttgctttttctttgttctagTCCTGTCatataatttttccatttacatGACGCTCAGAATGCCTCTGCTTGTACAGTGGTTGATTTTCTTCCCTCAGATATTACCTTcccttctacattttttttttgattggttagttgtgggttttttgtttggttggttgatttgGTTTTCCCTATATCTCTTCCTGTTTTACTTAAGGAGTCCTAAAATTACTATACAGTGGCAGCTACCCTGTTTGGCTAAGGTAGGAACCAGTCACAGGTTGCTTATGCTAACCATCATTCACAGCTACAGATTGCTGGTCTACAAGACTGTACCTGGGCAAACCCCCAGTCACTATTTTGCTTTACAGGGTGTTTAAACACCAAGTCTCCTCAGCTATAGGTCACTTGCTGAATTATGCAGTGCATCTCATATGTATGTAATTGGCCAAACACATTCAAGTTACTGATTTCTTCAAAAAGGAGGTGTTAACTATTGCAAACAAAGTAAGaccttaaaaataacagatGCATGgacatgaactttttttttttttaattcctatttGGAAAATCTGTAAATTATTCAGCAAATTAGGCACACTTGAACCAAACCTAGCAAGAAGTTTGTTACAACAATGGGTTGCTGCTATTCCTGGGCAGCCCTGACCCAATATGTATTATGAGCATGTCTGATATATAACAGCTTTGATGGTCATTTTAGTCCCAGTTGGTCACAGGTGTCCTTGAAGCTTCTAGCAGAAAGTTCTCTCTGCATTCAGGACTGCTAGCAGATTTGATTCAATGCAACATGCTTAAAGCAGCAGTTACTACCCAGACACAATACGAATACTTCGACCTGGAATCCTTCCAGATAACTGGCACGTATTGTAGGCTAAAGAATGTATGTCTTTGAAACACAATTAAGCTGCTCTGAAATACTAAAATATGGAACATGATACAATGATGCTGCTACGGTTTGGAAGTTCGCTGGCTTGTTTATTTGTGGGCATATGCCTAGATTCAGGTACTTGCATTTTTGCACTAATAAAGCAATTgcttgctttccatttttttaatcaatttggTAGTAGTTtgcttcctgccttttttttttttttttttttttctcccgtGAAATGTAACATGGATGTAATGGAGACATACAGATATTCAGATACTGATTGGATGTGATCCTGGGCAGCCTTCTTTAGGAGGCTCTGCTTGAGGAAGAGGCTgcactagatgatctccagggGTGTCTTCCAACTTCAGCCGTTTGGATATTCTGTAATTCCCATGTCAGAAACATctggggcggaggggggggaaaTGCTTTTGTACTTCAAATCCAAACCAGGGGATATCATTATCCTCTTGGAAGGCACTACACTTAACTTTTTGCAGCGTAAACAAGCAATCTTACCTAAGCTGTGGAAAATTGCATGTGTCACTGGTTTAAAGCTAAAATACTTACAGGAGCGTTTTCTGTCAAATGAAGAAGAAGACAGCAAACTGCTCTCattgtttatttctcttttagcaGCTGTGCAGAATGTCAGTGCTCTACATATGAGTGATTAATGTATCACTCTGCACAGAAAGCTCTTTCAGTGCAGGTGAAAGTGGTTGATCAATAGGTAAGTTCAAGAAACAATCTTCAGTGTGCAGCCACGATCtttcaaatgtctttaaaaCTTTCCTCCATTCTATTCAGATGGCAGTTTAGCTGattgtaaaataattattataaagaCTGTTGGGTAGATACGGTATTCTTCAAAATCCAGAGAATGGTAACACCAAAGGTTAGCTAGAGCTAGCAGCAAAGTGGAAAAATGGTTATTCCCCCATGTAGTGCTTCTCCTTTTCTACTGTAATTCTCATTAGggtttttatattgttttgctCCAATGAATTCTTCATTAGACATGGGGTTTGGGTCATTTCAGCTGTTGAAGTGCTGTTCGcttttttaacaagaaaaaaagtacttttaacACTAAATGCATACATGTAGAACCTTTTAAAGCTGCTATATCAGctttatcaaaacaaaaagaggtaCTTCCAAATCTGAAGCTCAAAATCACTGAACAGTAAAGTTGTTCTGAAGTAGTAAAAAAATGGAGACAAGGCTTGACATGGTGGTGCATCTGAACTCATACAACTACTTTGAAATGCAAGAACTTTTTTGAGAGCATATGTCCAGTTTCAGGCAGTTATATTTAAGAGTGACCTAGTAAATGCCAGTTTACCATTTTTATCAACCTGGAgatgctttgcttctttttatatTCCTTGAAATATGATTGCATTACCTATTTTGAGTACTTCATtgctttatgcatttttaaaacagctaAACTTTCCTGGGAGGATTTATCCCAAACTACCAACTTGTAATTAATGAACGGTCTGCAGGATGATATATGTATTGTATCATGTAATTGCTTATATCTTGCTCTTGGAATCACAGAAATGTCGATTGGAAGAGTCCTCCAgagtccaacctcctgctcaaagcagagctATCACCAGCACCAGATCCGGTCAGCCACGGCTTTGTCAGGTTTGAAAAAACCCCAAGAATGAGATCCAGCAACCTCTTTAAGGTAGCCTGTTCCTCTCATCCACTACCCtcaaaatgaagattttctCAATATCCAGCctaaatttttcaaaatttttcaaattttgttttatcatCTCCCACTAAGCTGGCATTTTCGGGGCAATTCCCCTTGTAGGCAAAGCCCACTTTGCTTCCACTGCCTTTATACATCCTTTCAAGTAGTTGTTCAAGCATCTTTGCTAGAGCAAACagcaccagctccctcagtgtCTGCTCACTCTTTGTGTGACCTAGGCTCCTAACCACCTCAGGAGCCCTTGCCAGTTCTTCCACATCCTTTTTGAAGGAAGGTCCATCCTTTCTGAAGggcccaaaactggacacagtattACAGTTGTGGCCTTAGCAGCTCTGAACAGAGAGGGATGATAACCTCCCAATCTGCCAGCCATGCTTTTCTGGATGTAGCCCAGTAAGCAGGTTGCCTGAATTGAGCATACTGAGCCGTATTCTGCTTGGCGTAGGACCTTGGTGCAGATCCTCTTCAGCACAGCTCTTACTCAAGCAGCCAGCTCCCAACCTGTGCTAATGCACATCCTCTGACATGCATGAGGAACTTTGCCCTTCTCCTTGGTAAACTACGTCAGGTTTGTTGGCCCAATTCTTGAGTTTCTCAGGTTTCCTTGGAACTGAATCTTTGATGTATGAATATCTCAGCTCCCACTCCATTTCAGTATCACCTGCTAACTGGCCATGGATGCGTTCTTTCTCATCACCCAAgttcctcattaaaaaaaaaaaaagtcattactAACCACCGGCTGTTATGGGTCATGAATTAGACATTAAAACGTTGGCTGAGCCTGGAGGACCAGTAAGTTTTCAGCCTCTCAGTTTCCAAAGCAGATGCAGTAACCCATCAGAAGCCTTATTAGAAACAAGGTATATTACATCCCCTGTTCTCTTTTCATCCCTATCACCAGCCATGTCTTGATGGGGATCAGGGTGGTCAGTTGGGGATTGTCCACAGTAGATCCACTCTGAGGTTTTCCAATCACCTCTTTTTCAATATGTATTTGGAAATGAATTTAGCAGTTTTCTTCACTGATGCCTGAGCCTACAGTGTCCCCTCCTATCAGTGTCAAAGCCATGGGCAGTACTTTAGCTTCATGTTCAGGACTACTTTCCTCTCTCTGTTGTCTCTATGCATTTGTACTTTGACGGTGAACATATTGGTCCTCTACCCTCCATATTTCTAAGCAGATGTGCTGTGCTGCAAACATGACTGGGATGCAGCAATGCGCCTGACAGTCGTACTGTTTTACAAACTGATGGGCtatgttttccctttcattctATTTCGGTATTCCCAGCTTATTTTGTTGATGGCCATTTCTCCATCTGTTTGGACCCAGAGAAATCACAGACTGCAAGCCTAACGAGCCCATATCAGACAGACTTCTCCAACAGCAAGTCTTTAATGCAAATTGACGCTTAAACCTAACAAACAAAGCCTCCGCGTGACAAAACAACCTTTCTCATTTCACTCTTAATTGCAATTCCCATATTGTTTAGGGCACACAGTCACTGAGGTTTCTGACTAACTCAAATCGCTTTTGTGCCTTGCTAACAATCGCTTTAAGTGAAAAGGAAACCTGAGTGGCTTTGGGGGTgttttttatgctttgtttcTAGGAAAGAGTCCCAGATTCCTTGAAAACCGCTCGTTCCTGTGCTGAGCCCGCCAGCCTTTGTGCACCACCACGAAGCACACGCTGTGTATTGGGGCGTTTTAGCTCCCAAAAAAGCTGGGTAGTTTTCTGTAGGATGACactggagcagtgtggcagcgGTCCAGGCCCACGGTAAGGCAGCAGGGAAGCCCAAATGTCACCACAGCGAGCAAACAAAGGCACCATGGCACGAAAGAGGGCTCCCCTCACACCCCTGAGACCCGGCCACCTCCTCCCACAGCCGCCCCCCGCAAGCCCCCCTCGGCCTGAGCTCCTGCCTGcctcggggcggggggggggtggaggggcagggctgggagtcGCCCCCCGCTACCCCCATCGTGCCGGCCCCAAAACAGCCAGGCTCGGCCCTGCTGGGCCCGGCTGCTCCGCCCAGGAAGCGGCGCCCTTTGGCCGCGGAGCAGGAAGCGGCAGccgccggcagcggggccggcgcCGGGCGCCCTGCAGGTAGGCAGGGCTcggtgtggggaggggggctcCCATCGCACCGACACGAAGCCAGCATGCCCCGGGGTGAGCAGCGCCGGGGGGGCAGGCGGCAGGAGCCCGAGGAGCCCGAGGAGCTGGAGGGATGGAGCGCCACGCTGCCCTGGTGCCCGCAGGCTGCACAGACACGGACACAGCCACAGACAGCCACAGCTACaggagggctgcggggctgaGCGGCCGGAGGATGAATGTCCGCCTGCAAGTGGCCGAGGTAAAGAAAATAAGTCATTGGACCCAACCATAAAATCTGCTGTTGTGATATGTGCTGTTACTGTACTAAAGTCAAGGACCCCAGAATGGCATGGCCGGAGGTCCGGATCAGACACTCTTCCCACCTCATTTTAGCAAAGCCATGAATGTTGCATCCAGTAACCTCCCAAACCTACATGCACAGGTGTTCGTACTGCCTTGGTTTTCACCTTCAAACAGTAACACCAAGGATGTGTTCCTGCCAGTAACAGAAGGGAACTAactcttccttctgctctgtCCACTTGCTTTGAGTTGGCTTGTGCCATCAACCTGTCGCAGCAGCTTCTTGGTAGTGGTAAAGTCCTGAGGGCTGTAAGGCTGCAGATAGCCCTACCTTGGAACAGCTTGAAATGATGTGTCTGCAGGGGTAGTCCCCTTTGGCATTCAGGGAATATTTAAAGCAGGAACTCAGGTTATTCTAACTTCTAAGGTTTCTTTTTTGcacatctgttttttgttgttttctttcttcagggtTCTAGTTCAAGAAGTCTCAGTTGTCTCCTTGATTCTGGCATTATCTAATCCCTTATTAACAATTACCTTTCGGTAAATAACTGCTAGTGATGAAGTGGACCACAATGAGGCGCCATCACTGCATGGTGTTTACACCAGAGCCCGACTGTCCAGTTAGCCAATTGCATCTGGAGCTTGAATAGTTGTCCAGAggtgtatttttcctttggctCAGCCATAAGTAAACAAGAAGGATTGGTAGCTTGAAGCACAGTTCAGGGAATATGTTCCTGAAGTGATGCCTGTTCCCATATTCAGCAGGCGCAGTAGATTTTAAGGTATATTCTGTGATGCACTCTTGCTGAATATTCAACtaagtttaattttgtttgcttttgtaagAAGGATTCCTGATTGCTGAACCTGACATAAATGCCCAGATGGACCAAGGAGAAGATCAAGATCATGAAGATCATGAGGTGCTGGAAGAGATGCATATGGGtgagaaataaagcagataAGTTTACAAACAGAGCAAGCAAATTGTTCTTTGAGCTTCCTCAAAGTTATTTAAGCTGCTTCATTTCATCCATCTCATCCTGAaatcttctccttcctccccagggcaggcagACCACCTGCCCTTGTCAGTGTACTGTTAAAAATACGTATGAGAAGACATAGTATTAAGACAAAATATGAAGGTTTCCCAGGGGCAAGGAAAGACCCATtactggaagtgttcaaagccaagctggatggggccttggccagtgtgatctagtgggtggcatccctgcctatggctgGGGGGTTGGAGatggatgatttttaaggtcccttccaacccaggctattccatgattctatcaAACACCTATAGCATCCTGCTGTTTGTGGCACACATGCTCTGTGTCGCATGGTGAGGCTATGCTCCTATGGCTAGATTTTGCTTTGCTCCCAGCCCTTCCCTTTACTGCTTCTCCTACACAGCGCAGGCCAGGCTCCCTGGGAGAAGAGCTTGCCCATTCTCTGccatgccatctccaagcaattatCACAATTACCTGTGCATTTTTTCCAGGTGGTGAGGTAGATCCCCTTCGCAACCACTTTGCAAGCACAGATCAGCAGGACGTGTTGGCAGTGGGGTCCAGAGGAGGAGAGCAACAGTTGGGTGATGGCCACGGAAGTCAGCGCGGCTCCTCAGAGGCACAGCGAGGTGACTATAGGCCGGCAGAGGAGGCTAAGCTGCCTTGCTCTGCCATCAGCCTGGTAAAAAGACAAGAGAGAGGGGTGGCAGCAGCCTCACGGCGAGCCCACCGCGCAGAGCGGCCCACCATCTGCTCCGAGTGTGGCAAGGGCTTCAGCCGGAGCATCCACCTCATCCAGCACCAGCGCATGCACACCGGGGAGCGCCCATTCCTGTGCGGGGAGTGCGGCAAGGGTTTCAGCCAAAGCTCCCACCTCATCCAGCACCGGCGGGTCCACACGGGCCAGAAGCCTTACACCTGCACGGAGTGTGGAAAGAGCTTCAGCCAGAGCTCCAACCTCCTGAAGCACCAGCGCATCCACACCGGGCTCAAACCCTACGTGTGCAGTGAGTGCGGGAAGATCTTCAGCGACAGCTCCACCTGCATCAAGCACCAGCGCATGCACACAGGCGAGCGGCCCTACAAGTGCCCAGCCTGCGGGAAATGCTTCAGCCAACACTcccacctgctccagcaccagcgAGCCCACGATGGTGTCCGGCCTTACTCCTGCGGGCAGTGTGGCAAATGTTTCGGGCAGAGCTCTGACCTCATTAATCACGCTCGGACCCACACGGGTGAGAAGCCTTACAAATGTAGCCAGTGTGGCCGGGGCTTCAGCGGCAACTCCAACCTCATCAAGCACACCCGCATCCACACAGGCGAGCAGCCGTACCGCTGCACCCAGTGTGGGGAATGCTTTCgtttccagccccagctggtgCGCCACCAGAAACACCACACAGAGTAGTTGGCCCTGGGGACCATGGGCAGCAGCTACGTGGTGCTGTGAAGACACCTGGACACCTCACGTGGGGCATGGATTTGGGGGGAGGGAGCCCTCAGAGACCGTCCCCTTTTCTTCTGGGCAGGCCTGCTTGTGAGCACTGCCCATGCGCACAAGAAAAGAGGGAAGCCACTGCCAAATGAACTCGTGCACATTCACTGCAGCGAGGTGGCTGTTCCCAGCCCCTCTTTCagggacaaggaaaaaaaaaaaggtgcttaCGGTATGGTACGTTCAAGGCCAAGAGGGGAGAACACAATCGTTCCAAGGATCAgtgccttctgctttttttttttctatggggTGTGATTTTTGCCTTGGTAAAAACCagctgaaatctgttttctctgcaagCTGCCAGGATTTTGCCCTTGGGCTAAGGGCACAGCCTTACATGATTGCTCCCCTTAGAATCCACATCTCCCACTTGGCAGTTTTCATGGTTTTAGGTGGTGTTAgcagctatttattttaaaccccCACAACGCTGCCTATGTTGTAGGCCCAGCTGATACTCTGAGGAGGCCCTGTCTATGGGATTGTGTTTTTGCTGGGTTGTATGGTTGTTAAATTGACAGTCCCAGAAATCGTGCTGCTGTTTGACAGCTTAATCCTCAGCAGCAATTAAGTAAATTAACATCCTATTAGGTATTTCTCCCAGGTTCTTGTTTAGGCGCTCTTGTGGGTGGCACTTTATGAATGTTTTTATAaggcttttaaaagtatttaggATGACTTTTTCAATTGTGATCTTCTAATTGTCAGTtgatgaaaaggaagagaatgatGTTAATGATGTTTGAAAAATAAGCTATGTCAAACTGACTTTATATTAaatgttaaacattttttcttgcataaaaCTTTTTAACTCAAAGACCATTTGTGAGCTGTTAATGATTACAAAGAGGTGACTATGACCTGGATTTCTAgaatttctgtgcatttctgcaAGCGGTTTTGATGTCATCTTTAGTATTGACTTTCTAAGGAAAATGGGGGAGGCAGAATTCTGAGAAAGCAGAATGAGCTGACCTCTAAAGAGATGATCTTCACTTCGAGGAGGAAAATACTACTACTGGGAATCTGTCTTTAAAAGGAATTCTAGCTCAGACGACCACTTGGTACGGGGGAGGAGAGAACTGGCAGTAATAACAAAGATGTTAATATCTCCAGCACGGAAGAACTCCTTGTAATGAACGTGGCAGTGTATACTGAAATGCCTGTTCCACCCACGGAGCCAAACAGGGGAAGAAATCACCGTGTGCTTTaggcaagaaaatgaagtgaTTGAATCTGTTGTGCTatagaattttttattttcagcattgctTATGGGCCTAATGCTAACAGTGAGCTTTCAGATGGAGATGAGCTCCCAAGTAGCAGTTATCTGTAAGGGCTAGGAGAAGCCCTTCTCAAAGAGCTCAGGATCCTGGGGAAAACAGCAAGCTGTGAGCAAAAGCAAAGTGATGGGAATTACTGGCTGAGTACTGCAGGCACATCTACACCTCCCTTAACCTCCAGATGGTGTTGTGGAGGGCTCAGCTTCATGCTCCACTGGCAGTAGAGATGGTTTAAGTCATTTGGTTTCACTCTACTCCCACTTTCTCCCCCAGAGCCTGAATTAATGTAACTGTGCAGGCTAACCGTTCACATGGCAGTGCCCTAAATCAAATCCATTAAATGatccacatttttaaaatgaaagacttcAGAGAGTTCCTTTTAAAGTGCACCAGTAGAGTCTTAGACCACAGCCTCACGAGCAGTAGGGTGCATACTACTGAGATACTTGGTGACAGAAAAATGGATGAGccaacaagcaaataaataacatgGCCAATACTGTTAGTTCCCAAACAAGACATCATTTAAGATGCTTCCTTATTACCAGTTTGGGTTTGCCTGTTTTTTCATCAATGTTTCTAGGGAAGATTAAACCTTAGACCTGGAAAGGCCTGACACATTGCCTTTATTACTGCATTCCCTCCACGGTGGGAGGACGTGTACCCCTGGTGCCACAGCATGATGGAAACTGCAATTCATTTCTGATGCCCTTAGTGCATGTCCTGTTATCAAAAAGTTTATTGATTCTAAATGGCAGCTGCTTTTCTCCCCCATAAACTGTCTGAAAACCTCTCTTGCCTCTGAGCTGGCATGTCAGCATATTGTTAAGAAACAACAGCTGAGGACATTTTCTCTCCTACACCTTTCATATATGCACTCTTAGTCATGCATTCAGCAGGTAGGAAGGGCAGTAGGCCATTTTGGGGCCAGCCACCTTCCAGGAAAGGCAACTAAAAATTCTGTGAGGAGTTGCCTGTAACTGCTGCATCATTTTTTGGAGAGCTGGTTTTCACATAACTTAAGTGCCAGGTTGCCACCTAGCTAGACAGGGCACTGCCCACATGTTGCTCTTGGTAATCTGTTCCCCGCTCTCCAAGACATGTCACTCCTGCAGGATATCCTAGTGGACAGCCCTGATCAACTAGTGGTCCTTAGGGAGCAATTTAGAGCTATGGCTTGTGGACTGTTGCAATTTCACTCTgcaacacagcacagaagtgcacAAATCTTATGCAGAGCAGATGACTGGGGACGGGGCACCTATGTTTACTCCCTAGGACTATATTATACACCGGTGCAGATGTAACCTGAGTAATCAGCTAAGATTATCAACATTCATGCAGCCTTTCTCAGTTCCTTGCATTGTCACTCGGTGTGTTGGAGCACAACAGCACACACACCCCATTTTGCTCCTGTGCTTGCTTTTAGTGCTTATCTGAAGACAGCTGCCTTCCTGTCCTCCTCCAGGCTCTCACTACCAGCTGCTTCACAAACAGCGTCCTCCCTCAGTAGCTTAAATAGATTATCTAATATTTTGACCAGGGTTTGCTATTAACTGGAACAAGATTAATCATGAAATCAGAGTAATTGAGATGCTCAAACAGGAACCACTTAAGCTTAGCTGCAAAGGCTGTGggtgttgttttattattattattaattgcCTACAAGTGAAGATGAGTTTTTCACAGAAGTGCCCAGATCTCAGGCCTGCCAGTCAGTACTTGGAATGCTACCTGcacttttcctttcaaagatCATTGCAGTGGTACAAAACCATGCTAATGCTTTTCAAGTATGTTTTGAAAAGTGTGCTGCACATGCCCAAGTGTTGAAACTTTTAGGCTTCTAAGTTGTTTGAAGGCTCTAATACCCCATGATGTTGGGAGCACTGTAACTCTGCACCTTGTTTTGATGAGGAAAGTTGAGACACTTTTGTTTTAGCTACAATACAGTATCATAGCTTAATTAAGAAGTGTTTCATATCAGGAGAGCAGGCCATTCATGGAGACCTCTTGATTATAGA includes the following:
- the LOC137861105 gene encoding zinc finger protein 501-like, translating into MDQGEDQDHEDHEVLEEMHMGGEVDPLRNHFASTDQQDVLAVGSRGGEQQLGDGHGSQRGSSEAQRGDYRPAEEAKLPCSAISLVKRQERGVAAASRRAHRAERPTICSECGKGFSRSIHLIQHQRMHTGERPFLCGECGKGFSQSSHLIQHRRVHTGQKPYTCTECGKSFSQSSNLLKHQRIHTGLKPYVCSECGKIFSDSSTCIKHQRMHTGERPYKCPACGKCFSQHSHLLQHQRAHDGVRPYSCGQCGKCFGQSSDLINHARTHTGEKPYKCSQCGRGFSGNSNLIKHTRIHTGEQPYRCTQCGECFRFQPQLVRHQKHHTE